From a single Lolium rigidum isolate FL_2022 chromosome 7, APGP_CSIRO_Lrig_0.1, whole genome shotgun sequence genomic region:
- the LOC124675648 gene encoding 3-oxoacyl-[acyl-carrier-protein] reductase 4: MAAAAAAAAAVSSPAVAAPSQRAARRGFVTFAGAAARPAALRSDRLGAAARGLSSGVRTHVAAVEQVVVQATAELEGPVVVVTGASRGIGKAVALALGKAGCKVLVNYARSSKEAEEVSKEIEASGGQAITFGGDVSKEDDVEAMMKAAIDKWGTIDILVNNAGITRDTLLMRMKKSQWQDVIDLNLTGVFLCTQAATKIMMKKKKGRVINIASVVGLTGNAGQANYSAAKAGVIGFTKTVAREYASRNINVNAIAPGFIASDMTAELGPEIEKKILSTIPLGRYGQPEEVAGLVEFLALNPAASYITGQVLTIDGGMVM; this comes from the exons atggccgccgccgccgccgccgcagccgccgtctcgtccccggcggtcgccgccccctcGCAGCGCGCGGCGCGACGCGGGTTCGTCACCTTCGCCGGGGCCGCCGCACGCCCGGCCGCGCTCCGATCCGACCGCCTCGGCGCCGCCGCACGCGGCCTATCTTCCG GTGTGCGCACCCATGTTGCTGCTGTTGAACAAGTAGTTGTGCAGGCTACTGCCGAGCTGGAAGGTCCAGTTGTCGTTGTTACAGGTGCTTCCAGAGGGATTGGCAAGGCCGTTGCATTAGCTCTTGGAAAAGCTGGCTGCAAG GTCCTAGTGAACTATGCACGGTCCTCCAAAGAGGCTGAAGAAGTCTCCAAAGAG ATTGAAGCATCTGGTGGTCAGGCTATTACCTTTGGGGGGGATGTTTCAAAAGAAGATGATGTAGAAGCTATGATGAAAGCA GCTATTGATAAATGGGGAACCATTGACATCCTGGTAAATAATGCAG GGATAACGCGAGACACATtgttgatgaggatgaagaaatcTCAGTGGCAAGATGTAATTGACCTTAATCTTACTGGTGTTTTCTTATGTACACAG GCTGCCACTAAAATaatgatgaagaagaaaaag GGAAGAGTTATTAACATAGCGTCAGTTGTTGGTCTTACTGGCAATGCTGGCCAAGCTAATTACAGTGCTGCCAAGGCTGGGGTCATTGGCTTCACGAAAACAGTTGCTAGGGAATATGCAAGCAGGAATATTAAT GTGAATGCAATCGCACCTGGATTCATCGCATCAGACATGACGGCTGAACTTGGACCGGAAATTGAGAAGAAAATCTTGTCGACTATACCCTTGG GGAGATATGGCCAGCCAGAGGAAGTTGCTGGGTTGGTTGAGTTCCTGGCCCTGAATCCTGCTGCCAGCTACATCACCGGACAG GTGCTTACCATTGATGGCGGGATGGTGATGTAA